From Cucumis melo cultivar AY chromosome 1, USDA_Cmelo_AY_1.0, whole genome shotgun sequence, a single genomic window includes:
- the LOC103489675 gene encoding non-specific lipid transfer protein GPI-anchored 5-like: MEDRKMEVSIVLGMVGLLLWAGEAVGQSSDCNNVLISLSPCLNYINGNSSTPSPSCCSQLTTVVRSQPQCLCQVFDNGGGASALGGLNVNQTLALALPAACRLQTPPISRCNATSPTDDSPAETPKSSNEEPTEGGSRRNVPTTREDGTSNGSTSTILLSKAMLFIFILASTFASLIH, encoded by the exons ATGGAAGATAGAAAGATGGAAGTAAGTATTGTTTTGGGAATGGTGGGGTTGTTGTTATGGGCAGGGGAAGCAGTGGGTCAATCCTCGGATTGTAACAATGTGTTGATTAGCCTCTCACCTTGCCTTAATTATATCAACGGCAACTCCTCCACCCCGTCTCCAAGTTGCTGCTCGCAACTGACCACCGTCGTCCGCTCCCAACCCCAATGTCTTTGCCAAGTCTTCGATAACGGTGGCGGTGCCTCCGCGCTTGGAGGGCTAAATGTCAATCAAACTCTGGCTCTTGCGCTCCCTGCTGCTTGTCGTCTACAAACTCCGCCCATTTCCCGCTGTAACG CAACTTCTCCCACGGATGATAGTCCTGCAGAAACACCAAAATCCTCAAACGAAGAGCCTACAG aAGGAGGATCAAGAAGAAATGTGCCAACAACTAGAGAAGATGGAACATCAAATGGATCGACTTCAACAATATTGTTGTCCAAAGCTATGCTCTTCATTTTCATTCTTGCTTCAACTTTTGCTTCACTAATCCATTGA
- the LOC103489676 gene encoding non-specific lipid transfer protein GPI-anchored 20-like, with the protein MKFLSPFFLLLAFALVAIILPVNGQMNMSCSASMVSSFSPCLNFVTNSSANGTSPTADCCNAIRSLASGGRDCLCLIVTGGVPFQIPINRTLAISLPRACNLPGVPIQCNAATAPASAPASIPLGPSLSPQPSPTASPQAPEPTTPALTPSSPVVPEAEAPSETGGSRPVLTPSSAVPSNSFPDSFLLMGLAFVILKI; encoded by the exons ATGAAATTTCTTAGTCCCTTCTTTTTACTCTTGGCCTTCGCATTGGTGGCTATTATTCTTCCGGTCAATGGGCAAATGAATATGTCCTGTAGTGCCTCCATGGTCTCAAGCTTTAGTCCTTGCTTGAACTTTGTCACTAATAGCTCAGCCAATGGCACTTCCCCGACCGCTGATTGCTGCAACGCAATCCGATCACTTGCAAGTGGTGGTCGGGACTGTCTTTGCCTCATCGTCACCGGAGGAGTTCCTTTCCAAATACCTATCAATAGGACTCTTGCTATTTCACTTCCTCGCGCTTGTAACTTGCCTGGTGTCCCCATACAATGCAATG CCGCTACTGCTCCTGCTTCAGCTCCAG CCTCGATCCCTCTCGGACCATCTCTTTCTCCACAACCTTCACCAACGGCCAGTCCTCAAG CCCCGGAACCCACCACGCCGGCTCTTACTCCATCTTCTCCGGTAGTTCCTGAAGCCGAAGCTCCATCGGAGACTGGCGGAAGTCGCCCAGTTCTGACCCCATCCTCCGCCGTCCCTTCAAACAGCTTTCCAGATAGTTTTCTGCTTATGGGATTAGCatttgtaattttgaaaatttga
- the LOC103489679 gene encoding non-specific lipid transfer protein GPI-anchored 25 codes for MAVVAMSPPPGCTTRELLLLSPCLPFISAPPNNLSDTVPSECCDAFSSAYSAGGGICLCYFLREPQILGFPLNRTKLIALSSFCPPNDENGMYLEKNSSLDSVCAASQTLPPLQSSRIPRIQEPDSPADENTETSDMGLPPNAIVSPSAPADKPQPPPSSATAEHFLLAKNCIGLFFSGSLFLIHIL; via the exons ATGGCGGTGGTTGCGATGTCGCCGCCGCCGGGATGCACTACTAGAGAGCTGCTTTTACTCTCGCCATGTCTGCCTTTCATTTCTGCTCCGCCAAACAATCTTTCCGATACGGTTCCTTCGGAGTGCTGTGATGCGTTCTCCTCGGCTTACAGTGCCGGCGGAGGGATTTGCCTCTGTTATTTTCTTCGCGAGCCTCAGATTTTAGGCTTTCCGTTGAATCGAACGAAGCTCATCGCTCTGTCTTCGTTTTGTCCTCCCAATGATGAAAACGGAATGTATTTGGAGAAGAATAGTTCTCTGGACTCGGTTTGTGCTG CTTCACAAACGCTGCCTCCTCTTCAAAGCTCGAGGATTCCAAGAATCCAAGAGCCGGATAGTCCTG CTGATGAGAATACAGAAACTTCTGATATGGGTTTACCACCAAATGCAATTGTATCGCCCTCAGCACCTGCAGATAAACCACAGCCGCCGCCGTCATCTGCTACAGCTGAACATTTTTTATTGGCAAAAAACTGTATTGGTTTGTTCTTTTCAGGTTCACTCTTCCTTATTCACATTTTGTGA
- the LOC103489678 gene encoding probable RNA helicase SDE3 isoform X2, with product MGTVGDNWGDECSVIKDKGEISYIDYEDDQSVCSYNPVEEGPIIVSVPFAFVNGKPRSVFVGETVADAITIKNTTDESVDLWAVNIYASNPENSFTLSLMEPPDPNADIESVQAFLESFSLEDRMIHADDTLTIWLSCKPKEIGLHTTIVHFDLGNERIERVSFLLADDKISQSLVPRKPYSRDRRRRQEAVDSYIPGTRPTRTRGRGFKNFLLQYEIPSKIKDELSRKEIPSAVREGLKRDTYVPYFMTLLNMEEIQLEEDMRAYDMELVTMKRKGHNFLSLEVPGLAERRPSLVHGDYILVKMPFGHTNDSVSAYQGYIHHVEADEVYLKFAPEFHINHRDGNQYNVQFTYNRINMRRFYQAVDAADSLAKEFLFPYEFSERRYINTTPLVPLTQNINEEQIRCVQMILGCKGTPPYLVHGPPGTGKTQTLVEAILQLYMTRKNARMLVCAPSNSAADHILEKLLNQEGVEIRDNDVFRLNASTRQYDEIKPDILPYCFFDEQIFRCPPRNALVRYRIVVSTYMSTSLLYAEDIKRGHFSHIFLDEAGQASEPESIIPISNLCLRKTVVVLAGDPMQLGPVIYSKEAEIYGLGKSYLERLFECEYYSTGDENYVIKLLRNYRCHPDILHLPSTLFYGGELIACKDEKSLLMDTADILKVLPNKEFPVLFFGIQGCDEREGNNPSWFNRIEVSKVVEIVRKLTDGGNLTEENIGIITPYRQQVLKIRKAFDSLDMIDIKVGSVEQFQGQERQVIIVSTVRSTIKHNEFDKTYCLGFLSNPRRFNVAVTRAISLLVIIGNPHIINQDVYWNKLLWQCVDKDSYQGCPLPERQDLTDEVQLCTNREGQSSGFEEAGQDQELQEPAVAPETEFSQPVVDEAEWSDGWK from the exons ATGGGTACGGTTGGTGATAATTGGGGAGACGAGTGTTCTGTCATTAAAGACAAGGGAGAGATTTCCTATATTGACTACGAAGATGATCAATCTGTTTGCAGCTACAATCCTGTTGAGGAAGGTCCGATTATTGTTTCTGTGCCATTTGCTTTTGTGAATGGCAAACCTCGATCAGTTTTTGTCGGAGAAACAGTGGCTGATGCGATTACTATCAAGAACACCACTGATGAATCAGTGGACCTATGGGCAGTTAATATTTATGCATCTAATCCTGAAAACTCATTTACACTCTCTTTAATGGAGCCCCCAGATCCAAATGCTGACATCGAAAGTGTACAAGCTTTCCTGGAGTCTTTTTCATTGGAGGATAGAATGATCCATGCAGATGACACTCTTACTATATGGCTGTCTTGCAAACCAAAGGAAATTGGATTGCACACGACTATTGTGCATTTTGATCTTGGCAATGAAAGAATAGAACGAGTATCTTTTCTGTTAGCAGATGATAAGATTTCTCAGTCGTTGGTACCTAGGAAGCCGTATTCAAGAGATAGGAGAAGGAGGCAGGAGGCAGTAGATTCGTATATTCCTGGCACACGTCCTACTAGAACACGGGGTCGGGGATTCAAAAATTTCCTTCTCCAATACGAAATCCCTAGTAAAATTAAAGATGAACTTAGCAGAAAGGAGATCCCTAGTGCTGTTCGAGAAGGACTTAAAAGAGATACTTACGTTCCCTATTTCATGACATTGTTGAACATGGAAGAAATACAATTGGAG GAAGACATGAGAGCTTATGATATGGAGCTTGTTACTATGAAAAGAAAGGGACATAACTTTTTGTCCCTCGAGGTTCCAGGGCTTGCTGAGAGGAGGCCTTCACTTGTCCATGGAGACTATATCCTTGTCAAGATGCCTTTTGGACATACAAATGACTCAGTTTCGGCTTATCAG GGATATATTCATCACGTCGAAGCTGATGAAGTTTACCTAAAATTTGCCCCAGAATTTCACATCAACCACAGAGATGGCAATCAGTATAACGTCCAGTTTACCTATAACAGAATTAACATGAGGAGGTTCTATCAGGCTGTTGATGCTGCAGACAGTTTGGCAAAGGAGTTTCTGTTTCCATATGAGTTTTCGGAAAGAAGATATATCAATACTACTCCACTGGTGCCTTTAACTCAGAACATCAACGAGGAACAGATTCGTTGTGTTCAGATGATCCTTGGTTGCAAAGGCACACCACCTTATTTAGTTCATGGACCTCCAGGTACTGGTAAGACTCAAACCCTGGTGGAAGCTATCCTCCAACTCTACATGACACGAAAGAATGCTCGGATGCTTGTTTGTGCTCCTTCAAATAGTGCTGCAGACCACATACTGGAGAAGCTCCTCAATCAGGAGGGTGTTGAAATTCGCGATAATGATGTTTTCAGGCTAAATGCAAGCACACGACAATATGACGAAATCAAGCCTGACATTCTTCCCTACTGCTTCTTTGATGAACAAATTTTCAGATGTCCTCCACGCAATGCCTTAGTGCGCTATAGGATTGTTGTTTCAACTTATATGAGTACTTCCCTTCTTTATGCTGAGGATATCAAGCGTGGTCACTTCTCTCACATTTTCTTAGATGAGGCTGGCCAAGCTTCAGAGCCAGAATCCATAATTCCGATATCCAACCTCTGTCTAAGGAAAACAGTTGTCGTTCTTGCTGGCGACCCCATGCAATTAGGCCCAGTGATTTACTCCAAGGAAGCAGAAATTTATGGATTAGGTAAATCATATTTGGAAAGGCTTTTTGAATGTGAATATTACAGCACTGGGGATGAAAACTATGTAATCAAGTTGTTGAGAAACTATAGATGTCATCCGGATATCTTGCATCTTCCTTCTACAttgttctatggcggtgaactaaTTGCATGTAAAGATGAGAAGAGTCTTCTCATGGATACAGCAGATATTCTTAAAGTACTTCCTAATAAAGAGTTTCCTGTTCTTTTCTTTGGTATCCAAGGCTGTGATGAGAGGGAAGGCAACAATCCATCATGGTTTAACCGAATTGAGGTAAGCAAGGTGGTTGAGATTGTAAGGAAACTGACTGATGGTGGAAATCTGACCGAGGAAAATATTGGGATCATAACACCCTATCGGCAGCAAGTGCTCAAAATTAGGAAAGCCTTTGATAGTCTGGATATGATTGATATAAAGGTTGGTAGTGTAGAACAATTTCAAGGACAAGAGAGGCAAGTGATTATTGTTTCTACTGTTCGATCAACAATTAAACATAATGAGTTTGACAAAACCTACTGTTTGGGGTTTTTGAGTAATCCAAGAAGGTTTAATGTGGCTGTTACTCGGGCTATATCTCTTCTGGTCATAATTGGCAATCCCCATATAATCAATCAG GATGTTTATTGGAACAAGCTGTTATGGCAGTGTGTTGACAAAGATTCATATCAAGGTTGCCCCCTCCCTGAAAGGCAGGACCTCACAGATGAGGTACAACTGTGCACTAACCGAGAGGGACAAAGTTCAGGATTTGAAGAAGCAGGCCAGGATCAAGAGCTGCAGGAGCCGGCAGTGGCACCAGAGACGGAATTTTCCCAACCAGTTGTTGATGAAGCTGAATGGTCTGATGGGTGGAAGTAA
- the LOC103489678 gene encoding probable RNA helicase SDE3 isoform X1, which translates to MAISFLLTMGTVGDNWGDECSVIKDKGEISYIDYEDDQSVCSYNPVEEGPIIVSVPFAFVNGKPRSVFVGETVADAITIKNTTDESVDLWAVNIYASNPENSFTLSLMEPPDPNADIESVQAFLESFSLEDRMIHADDTLTIWLSCKPKEIGLHTTIVHFDLGNERIERVSFLLADDKISQSLVPRKPYSRDRRRRQEAVDSYIPGTRPTRTRGRGFKNFLLQYEIPSKIKDELSRKEIPSAVREGLKRDTYVPYFMTLLNMEEIQLEEDMRAYDMELVTMKRKGHNFLSLEVPGLAERRPSLVHGDYILVKMPFGHTNDSVSAYQGYIHHVEADEVYLKFAPEFHINHRDGNQYNVQFTYNRINMRRFYQAVDAADSLAKEFLFPYEFSERRYINTTPLVPLTQNINEEQIRCVQMILGCKGTPPYLVHGPPGTGKTQTLVEAILQLYMTRKNARMLVCAPSNSAADHILEKLLNQEGVEIRDNDVFRLNASTRQYDEIKPDILPYCFFDEQIFRCPPRNALVRYRIVVSTYMSTSLLYAEDIKRGHFSHIFLDEAGQASEPESIIPISNLCLRKTVVVLAGDPMQLGPVIYSKEAEIYGLGKSYLERLFECEYYSTGDENYVIKLLRNYRCHPDILHLPSTLFYGGELIACKDEKSLLMDTADILKVLPNKEFPVLFFGIQGCDEREGNNPSWFNRIEVSKVVEIVRKLTDGGNLTEENIGIITPYRQQVLKIRKAFDSLDMIDIKVGSVEQFQGQERQVIIVSTVRSTIKHNEFDKTYCLGFLSNPRRFNVAVTRAISLLVIIGNPHIINQDVYWNKLLWQCVDKDSYQGCPLPERQDLTDEVQLCTNREGQSSGFEEAGQDQELQEPAVAPETEFSQPVVDEAEWSDGWK; encoded by the exons ATGGCCATCAG TTTCCTCTTGACAATGGGTACGGTTGGTGATAATTGGGGAGACGAGTGTTCTGTCATTAAAGACAAGGGAGAGATTTCCTATATTGACTACGAAGATGATCAATCTGTTTGCAGCTACAATCCTGTTGAGGAAGGTCCGATTATTGTTTCTGTGCCATTTGCTTTTGTGAATGGCAAACCTCGATCAGTTTTTGTCGGAGAAACAGTGGCTGATGCGATTACTATCAAGAACACCACTGATGAATCAGTGGACCTATGGGCAGTTAATATTTATGCATCTAATCCTGAAAACTCATTTACACTCTCTTTAATGGAGCCCCCAGATCCAAATGCTGACATCGAAAGTGTACAAGCTTTCCTGGAGTCTTTTTCATTGGAGGATAGAATGATCCATGCAGATGACACTCTTACTATATGGCTGTCTTGCAAACCAAAGGAAATTGGATTGCACACGACTATTGTGCATTTTGATCTTGGCAATGAAAGAATAGAACGAGTATCTTTTCTGTTAGCAGATGATAAGATTTCTCAGTCGTTGGTACCTAGGAAGCCGTATTCAAGAGATAGGAGAAGGAGGCAGGAGGCAGTAGATTCGTATATTCCTGGCACACGTCCTACTAGAACACGGGGTCGGGGATTCAAAAATTTCCTTCTCCAATACGAAATCCCTAGTAAAATTAAAGATGAACTTAGCAGAAAGGAGATCCCTAGTGCTGTTCGAGAAGGACTTAAAAGAGATACTTACGTTCCCTATTTCATGACATTGTTGAACATGGAAGAAATACAATTGGAG GAAGACATGAGAGCTTATGATATGGAGCTTGTTACTATGAAAAGAAAGGGACATAACTTTTTGTCCCTCGAGGTTCCAGGGCTTGCTGAGAGGAGGCCTTCACTTGTCCATGGAGACTATATCCTTGTCAAGATGCCTTTTGGACATACAAATGACTCAGTTTCGGCTTATCAG GGATATATTCATCACGTCGAAGCTGATGAAGTTTACCTAAAATTTGCCCCAGAATTTCACATCAACCACAGAGATGGCAATCAGTATAACGTCCAGTTTACCTATAACAGAATTAACATGAGGAGGTTCTATCAGGCTGTTGATGCTGCAGACAGTTTGGCAAAGGAGTTTCTGTTTCCATATGAGTTTTCGGAAAGAAGATATATCAATACTACTCCACTGGTGCCTTTAACTCAGAACATCAACGAGGAACAGATTCGTTGTGTTCAGATGATCCTTGGTTGCAAAGGCACACCACCTTATTTAGTTCATGGACCTCCAGGTACTGGTAAGACTCAAACCCTGGTGGAAGCTATCCTCCAACTCTACATGACACGAAAGAATGCTCGGATGCTTGTTTGTGCTCCTTCAAATAGTGCTGCAGACCACATACTGGAGAAGCTCCTCAATCAGGAGGGTGTTGAAATTCGCGATAATGATGTTTTCAGGCTAAATGCAAGCACACGACAATATGACGAAATCAAGCCTGACATTCTTCCCTACTGCTTCTTTGATGAACAAATTTTCAGATGTCCTCCACGCAATGCCTTAGTGCGCTATAGGATTGTTGTTTCAACTTATATGAGTACTTCCCTTCTTTATGCTGAGGATATCAAGCGTGGTCACTTCTCTCACATTTTCTTAGATGAGGCTGGCCAAGCTTCAGAGCCAGAATCCATAATTCCGATATCCAACCTCTGTCTAAGGAAAACAGTTGTCGTTCTTGCTGGCGACCCCATGCAATTAGGCCCAGTGATTTACTCCAAGGAAGCAGAAATTTATGGATTAGGTAAATCATATTTGGAAAGGCTTTTTGAATGTGAATATTACAGCACTGGGGATGAAAACTATGTAATCAAGTTGTTGAGAAACTATAGATGTCATCCGGATATCTTGCATCTTCCTTCTACAttgttctatggcggtgaactaaTTGCATGTAAAGATGAGAAGAGTCTTCTCATGGATACAGCAGATATTCTTAAAGTACTTCCTAATAAAGAGTTTCCTGTTCTTTTCTTTGGTATCCAAGGCTGTGATGAGAGGGAAGGCAACAATCCATCATGGTTTAACCGAATTGAGGTAAGCAAGGTGGTTGAGATTGTAAGGAAACTGACTGATGGTGGAAATCTGACCGAGGAAAATATTGGGATCATAACACCCTATCGGCAGCAAGTGCTCAAAATTAGGAAAGCCTTTGATAGTCTGGATATGATTGATATAAAGGTTGGTAGTGTAGAACAATTTCAAGGACAAGAGAGGCAAGTGATTATTGTTTCTACTGTTCGATCAACAATTAAACATAATGAGTTTGACAAAACCTACTGTTTGGGGTTTTTGAGTAATCCAAGAAGGTTTAATGTGGCTGTTACTCGGGCTATATCTCTTCTGGTCATAATTGGCAATCCCCATATAATCAATCAG GATGTTTATTGGAACAAGCTGTTATGGCAGTGTGTTGACAAAGATTCATATCAAGGTTGCCCCCTCCCTGAAAGGCAGGACCTCACAGATGAGGTACAACTGTGCACTAACCGAGAGGGACAAAGTTCAGGATTTGAAGAAGCAGGCCAGGATCAAGAGCTGCAGGAGCCGGCAGTGGCACCAGAGACGGAATTTTCCCAACCAGTTGTTGATGAAGCTGAATGGTCTGATGGGTGGAAGTAA